The proteins below are encoded in one region of Sphingobium yanoikuyae:
- a CDS encoding glutathione S-transferase family protein: MIKVHHLDYSRSTRILWLLEELGEPYELTTYHRDPSTFRAPAELKQAHPLGKSPVIEHDGAVIAESGAILEYLAAKLGDGRLGRSPADADWGEYLEWLHAGEGTAMMGVVMLMLVRGCDKTSRASAYGLEVVDGAMAEIEAKLDGRDYLLASGFSAADIQFGYVVAVADQFGAVGDRPRLRAWLARVTARPAYIAAVEKGGPWLLPISR; this comes from the coding sequence ATGATTAAGGTCCACCACCTCGACTATTCGCGCTCGACCCGCATCCTCTGGTTGCTGGAGGAATTGGGCGAACCTTATGAACTGACGACCTACCACCGCGATCCCAGCACGTTTCGAGCGCCAGCCGAACTCAAACAGGCACACCCGCTGGGTAAGTCACCCGTCATCGAGCATGACGGCGCAGTGATCGCGGAATCGGGGGCTATCCTGGAATATCTTGCCGCAAAACTGGGCGACGGACGGTTGGGCAGGTCGCCCGCCGACGCTGACTGGGGGGAATATCTGGAATGGCTGCACGCGGGCGAAGGCACCGCCATGATGGGCGTTGTCATGCTGATGCTGGTGCGCGGCTGCGACAAGACGTCACGCGCGAGCGCCTATGGGCTGGAAGTCGTCGACGGGGCGATGGCGGAGATCGAGGCCAAGCTCGACGGGCGAGATTATCTGCTGGCGTCCGGCTTCAGCGCCGCCGACATTCAATTCGGCTATGTCGTGGCGGTAGCTGACCAGTTCGGCGCGGTGGGCGACCGGCCACGGCTGCGCGCCTGGCTGGCGCGAGTGACTGCCCGCCCGGCCTATATTGCCGCCGTCGAAAAGGGCGGTCCATGGCTGCTGCCTATTTCGCGTTGA
- a CDS encoding TetR/AcrR family transcriptional regulator: MGAQPIADPVLNAAASCIRRKGIDNVSLEEVAAEAGVSRTTLYRRFGNRESLFTALLMEGAKPFREWSHKILIGPGSVADRLETVLAHAILEMQHVGWLDRSLHSGMSPASARLFRAAQADGSTGSIASVLASLIDERATAAGVTLDDLTGWITDQMIVLASGEMWDEERLRSRLRYFVMPVLTAACEPPVAAMHERLDAIERKIDILMEKGA, from the coding sequence ATGGGCGCCCAGCCGATCGCGGACCCGGTCCTGAATGCCGCGGCGAGTTGCATTCGGCGCAAAGGCATCGACAATGTGTCATTGGAGGAAGTGGCTGCGGAGGCCGGCGTGTCCCGCACGACCCTGTACCGCCGGTTCGGCAATCGCGAGTCCCTGTTCACAGCGTTGCTGATGGAGGGCGCAAAGCCGTTTCGCGAATGGTCGCACAAAATTCTGATCGGTCCCGGGTCCGTAGCGGACCGACTGGAAACGGTACTGGCGCACGCCATCCTGGAAATGCAGCATGTCGGGTGGCTCGATCGCAGCCTGCATTCGGGCATGTCGCCCGCAAGTGCCCGATTGTTCCGAGCCGCGCAGGCGGACGGATCGACCGGCAGCATCGCTTCGGTGCTGGCGTCGTTGATCGACGAACGGGCGACGGCTGCGGGGGTGACGCTGGACGATCTGACCGGGTGGATCACCGACCAGATGATCGTCCTCGCCAGCGGCGAGATGTGGGACGAAGAGAGATTACGGAGCCGGCTGCGCTACTTCGTGATGCCTGTGCTGACCGCTGCCTGCGAACCCCCGGTTGCCGCCATGCATGAGCGGCTCGATGCCATTGAACGCAAAATCGACATTTTGATGGAGAAGGGTGCATGA
- a CDS encoding NAD(P)-dependent alcohol dehydrogenase codes for MTHATGYAALSAESPMAPFTFERRALRADDVRLDIRYCGVCHFDLHQARDDWHNSVCPCVPGHEIIGTVTEVGPDVTRFQIGDLAAIGCMVDSCMACPECVRGPEQYCVKRSTPTYNGKDRMDGSPTYGGYSDHIVAREQFVLKLPEGLDPERAAPLLCAGITTWSPLRHWKVGPGSRVAVAGLGGLGHMGVKLAVGLGAEVTVVTTSPAKSADALALGAH; via the coding sequence ATGACCCATGCGACGGGCTATGCCGCCCTGTCGGCCGAAAGCCCAATGGCGCCATTCACCTTCGAGCGGCGCGCGCTGCGCGCCGACGACGTGCGGCTGGACATCCGCTATTGTGGCGTATGCCATTTCGACTTGCACCAGGCGCGTGACGATTGGCATAACAGCGTCTGTCCGTGCGTGCCAGGGCATGAGATCATCGGGACGGTCACCGAGGTCGGCCCGGACGTCACGCGGTTCCAGATTGGCGACTTGGCAGCGATCGGCTGCATGGTCGATAGTTGCATGGCATGTCCAGAATGCGTGCGCGGGCCGGAGCAATATTGCGTCAAGCGTTCCACGCCGACCTATAATGGCAAGGACCGGATGGACGGATCGCCGACCTATGGCGGCTATTCCGACCATATCGTCGCGCGCGAACAGTTCGTGCTGAAACTGCCCGAAGGTCTGGATCCCGAGCGCGCCGCACCGCTGCTCTGCGCGGGCATCACGACCTGGTCGCCGCTGCGGCACTGGAAAGTCGGTCCGGGAAGCCGGGTGGCGGTCGCAGGACTAGGTGGCCTGGGCCATATGGGCGTCAAACTGGCCGTCGGGCTGGGCGCCGAAGTGACCGTCGTGACGACATCCCCCGCCAAGTCGGCCGATGCTCTGGCGCTGGGCGCGCACTAG
- a CDS encoding enoyl-CoA hydratase/isomerase family protein: MTDLVTGTLEGGLATITLDRPEAGNAMSWELVDTFSAVVERLTATPAVRAFLIRGEGKNFCVGGDIRSFASESDPADFIGRLARRLHVGLALLAAHPAPLVIAAQGAAAGAGLSLVASGDIVLVGQSASFAMAYTGIGLTADGGATWLLPRLIGLRATQELAYLGRRLTAQEAVDLGLATRMVADEALADEATVVATRIAAGPTGAFGGVKRLLARSYEATLHDHLDAEAAAIAIAMAGADAQEGVAAFLERRKPAFRGA; encoded by the coding sequence ATGACCGATCTCGTCACCGGAACGCTTGAAGGCGGGCTTGCCACCATCACACTCGACCGGCCCGAAGCGGGCAACGCGATGAGCTGGGAGTTGGTCGATACGTTCAGCGCGGTAGTCGAGCGGCTGACGGCGACGCCGGCCGTGCGCGCGTTCCTGATCCGGGGGGAAGGCAAAAATTTCTGCGTCGGCGGCGACATTCGCAGCTTTGCCAGCGAAAGCGACCCTGCCGACTTCATCGGGCGTCTGGCGCGGCGTCTGCACGTCGGCCTCGCCCTGCTTGCCGCACATCCAGCCCCGCTGGTCATCGCAGCCCAGGGGGCGGCCGCGGGTGCGGGCCTGAGCCTTGTTGCCAGCGGGGATATCGTGCTGGTGGGACAATCCGCTTCCTTTGCCATGGCCTATACCGGGATCGGCCTGACCGCCGATGGCGGCGCGACCTGGCTGTTGCCGCGGCTGATCGGACTGCGCGCAACGCAGGAACTGGCCTATCTGGGGCGGCGGCTGACCGCGCAGGAGGCAGTGGATCTGGGCCTGGCAACCCGCATGGTCGCCGACGAAGCGCTGGCGGACGAGGCCACTGTCGTGGCCACCCGGATCGCAGCAGGGCCGACCGGCGCCTTTGGCGGCGTGAAGCGACTATTGGCGCGAAGCTATGAGGCGACCCTGCACGATCATCTGGATGCCGAAGCTGCGGCGATCGCCATTGCAATGGCCGGCGCGGATGCTCAGGAGGGCGTCGCCGCCTTCCTGGAGCGGCGCAAGCCGGCGTTCCGCGGCGCGTAG
- a CDS encoding thioesterase family protein: MTERPAPFFYAADGDAFTPTGLAASPWERGKQNGVALGGLLTHLVEQVPATVAMTTARLTIDILSAADFAPTIGHARTVREGRRIQMVEAELLTGDRVVARATALRVRKADTPMIATPNPYPPPEDVAPSDFMGNRAFGGSMETRLVRGGLRTRGPGTLWVRFAHEHVKGVTLSPLLRTAILGDFGGGLGSEIDSEVWTYANLDIAVHLVREPVGEWLLIDARTASAGQGVGRSDMVLADRDGPFARAHQTLFIAARG, from the coding sequence ATGACTGAACGGCCAGCGCCCTTCTTCTACGCCGCCGACGGCGACGCCTTTACGCCCACGGGGCTGGCGGCCAGTCCGTGGGAACGAGGCAAGCAGAATGGCGTGGCATTGGGCGGGCTGCTGACCCATCTGGTCGAGCAGGTGCCCGCCACAGTCGCGATGACGACGGCGCGGCTGACCATCGATATATTGTCCGCCGCCGATTTCGCGCCAACGATCGGTCACGCCAGGACCGTCCGCGAAGGTCGACGAATCCAGATGGTGGAGGCCGAACTGTTGACGGGAGATCGCGTCGTGGCGCGCGCGACGGCGCTGCGCGTGCGCAAGGCCGATACGCCCATGATCGCCACTCCCAATCCCTATCCGCCGCCGGAAGATGTCGCGCCCAGCGATTTCATGGGCAACAGAGCTTTCGGCGGATCGATGGAGACGCGGCTGGTGCGGGGCGGATTGCGAACGCGCGGACCAGGCACGCTATGGGTCCGATTCGCCCATGAACATGTAAAAGGCGTGACGCTTTCGCCTCTGCTGCGCACGGCCATATTGGGGGATTTCGGCGGGGGCCTGGGCAGCGAGATCGACAGCGAGGTCTGGACCTACGCCAATCTCGACATTGCGGTCCATCTGGTACGCGAGCCGGTGGGCGAATGGCTGTTGATCGACGCGCGTACCGCGAGCGCAGGACAGGGGGTGGGCCGGTCCGACATGGTTCTGGCCGATCGTGACGGGCCGTTCGCGCGGGCGCACCAGACCCTTTTCATCGCGGCGCGCGGATGA
- a CDS encoding SDR family NAD(P)-dependent oxidoreductase, whose protein sequence is MIAAPIFDLTGRVALVTGASSGLGERFAHILSDAGAAVVLAARRTERLEATRTAIEAKGGRAIAVAMDVADEASTIAAYDAAEGAFGTVDTIIANAGMNSEGMTTELPVAEFDRVMAVNLRGPFLTAREGARRLIAAGSPEKQHGRIVITSSITAHKVDAGLAVYSGSKAGVLQMGRVMARDWIRKGINVNMICPGYIKTEINGEWFDTDAGERQIQKFHRRRLMEEGDLDSILLFLASDASRAVTGTHFTIDDGQSL, encoded by the coding sequence ATGATCGCAGCGCCCATATTTGATCTGACCGGCCGGGTCGCGCTGGTAACCGGCGCGTCGTCGGGATTAGGCGAGCGTTTCGCGCACATCCTTTCCGACGCGGGGGCTGCGGTCGTGCTGGCGGCACGGCGTACCGAACGGCTGGAGGCGACCAGGACGGCGATCGAGGCCAAAGGCGGCCGCGCCATCGCGGTCGCCATGGATGTCGCTGACGAGGCATCGACCATCGCCGCCTATGATGCTGCCGAGGGTGCGTTCGGAACCGTCGATACGATCATCGCCAATGCCGGCATGAACAGTGAAGGGATGACGACCGAATTACCGGTGGCGGAATTTGACCGGGTCATGGCGGTCAACCTGCGGGGGCCTTTCCTGACCGCGCGCGAAGGCGCGCGTCGACTCATCGCGGCGGGCAGTCCCGAAAAACAGCATGGTCGCATCGTCATCACCTCCTCGATCACCGCGCACAAGGTGGACGCCGGCCTTGCCGTCTATTCCGGGTCGAAGGCCGGCGTGCTACAGATGGGCCGGGTCATGGCGCGCGACTGGATTCGCAAGGGCATCAACGTCAATATGATCTGCCCCGGCTATATCAAGACGGAAATCAACGGCGAATGGTTCGATACCGATGCAGGGGAGCGCCAGATCCAGAAATTTCATCGCCGCCGCCTGATGGAGGAGGGCGATCTGGATTCGATCTTGCTGTTTCTCGCGTCCGATGCCTCCCGCGCGGTTACCGGTACGCATTTCACGATCGACGACGGCCAGTCGCTCTGA
- a CDS encoding acyl-CoA thioesterase, with protein MGRPDPALLDLTRYPFRHVITTRFADIDPNRHINNVAMAAAFEDARARFDVAQGHLETMGHMRTMIAANHIDYVGEAHYPAPLDMYVGVLDLGRSSWTLACLATQDGRACAFARAVLVGTVDGKAAPLPDSFRAGLDRMRVRRDAAA; from the coding sequence ATGGGTCGTCCCGATCCCGCCCTTCTCGATTTAACGCGCTATCCGTTCCGCCACGTCATCACGACGCGCTTTGCGGATATCGACCCCAATCGCCACATCAACAACGTGGCGATGGCCGCTGCGTTCGAAGATGCCCGCGCCCGTTTCGACGTGGCGCAGGGTCATTTGGAAACGATGGGCCATATGCGCACGATGATAGCCGCAAACCATATCGATTATGTCGGTGAGGCCCATTATCCCGCCCCGCTCGACATGTATGTGGGCGTTCTGGACTTGGGCCGGTCGAGTTGGACGCTCGCCTGTCTCGCCACGCAAGATGGACGGGCCTGTGCCTTCGCGCGGGCCGTGCTTGTCGGGACGGTGGATGGCAAGGCCGCGCCCTTGCCCGACAGCTTCCGTGCCGGGCTGGACCGGATGCGCGTGCGCCGCGATGCCGCGGCATGA
- a CDS encoding CaiB/BaiF CoA transferase family protein, which produces MSGPLTGVRIIEFAGLGPGPFCGMMLADHGAQVIRIARPRAELFDGFDRYDVLARSRSLLTIDMKADAGMAVVRDLCRSADAIIEGYRPGVMERLGLGPDVLIADNPALVYGRITGWGQDGPLAHAAGHDINYIAINGVLHTIGRQGGKPTPPVNYVGDFGGGGMLLAFGMVAALLAVKNGAAGQVVDAAMVDGSALLASMVWQLKGAGMWDERTGANWLDSGAHFYDTYACADGRFVAFGSIEPQFYALLRQMLGVADDRDFDAQMDRAAWPALKSRVAAIIATRTRAQWCEVMEGTDICFAPVLSPDEALDHPHIQARGTFIDVGGQPQPAPAPRFSGAPADPPRPPRPAGADARTILASIGYDEARVDALLESGIIV; this is translated from the coding sequence ATGAGCGGCCCGCTCACCGGCGTCCGCATCATCGAATTTGCCGGTCTTGGCCCCGGCCCTTTCTGCGGCATGATGCTGGCGGATCATGGGGCGCAGGTGATCCGGATCGCCCGACCCCGAGCGGAGCTGTTCGATGGGTTTGACCGCTATGATGTACTTGCCCGCTCGCGCAGCCTGCTCACCATAGATATGAAGGCCGACGCCGGCATGGCTGTGGTGCGCGATCTCTGCCGTTCGGCCGATGCTATTATCGAAGGCTACCGACCCGGCGTCATGGAAAGGCTCGGCCTTGGCCCGGACGTGCTGATCGCGGACAATCCCGCGCTGGTCTATGGTCGCATCACCGGCTGGGGGCAGGATGGCCCGCTGGCCCATGCCGCAGGCCACGACATCAACTATATCGCCATCAACGGCGTCCTTCATACGATCGGGCGCCAGGGAGGCAAGCCGACCCCGCCGGTCAATTATGTCGGCGATTTCGGTGGCGGCGGCATGTTGCTCGCCTTCGGCATGGTCGCCGCACTGCTTGCGGTGAAAAATGGAGCGGCAGGACAGGTGGTTGATGCCGCCATGGTCGATGGGTCCGCCTTGCTTGCCTCTATGGTATGGCAGCTCAAGGGCGCGGGCATGTGGGATGAGCGCACCGGCGCCAACTGGCTCGATTCCGGCGCGCATTTCTATGACACCTATGCTTGCGCCGATGGCAGGTTCGTCGCGTTCGGATCGATCGAGCCGCAATTCTATGCCCTGCTGCGCCAGATGCTGGGCGTCGCTGACGATCGGGATTTCGACGCGCAGATGGACCGTGCCGCCTGGCCGGCGCTCAAGAGCCGGGTCGCTGCGATCATCGCCACCCGAACCCGTGCGCAATGGTGCGAGGTCATGGAAGGCACCGACATCTGCTTTGCCCCTGTCTTGTCGCCCGATGAGGCGCTCGATCATCCGCATATCCAGGCGCGCGGCACTTTCATCGATGTGGGCGGCCAGCCCCAGCCCGCGCCCGCGCCCCGCTTCTCCGGCGCTCCGGCCGACCCGCCGCGGCCGCCCCGGCCTGCCGGTGCGGACGCAAGGACCATATTGGCGTCAATCGGCTATGACGAAGCCCGGGTCGATGCGTTGCTGGAATCGGGCATCATTGTCTGA
- a CDS encoding amidohydrolase family protein has translation MQPFVFSCDAHIAEPADLFTSRMPDHLRQFAISSQADGDVRITRIGEKVILKINTNFHAHKTGADDKAFQQQSSGDTPSPDRACVDAREHFVSDCAVDTRRRGARDLALRLADMDRDGVDAELVFPSLGLMLPRIDDREGQQVACRIYNDWAWDYTAPVRDRLIPAAMIPCFDFDDALTECLRTAELGYAAYCLWEGLNNYNDARWDPIFALAAERHIPIVFHTGVGDINIRALRGPGAAMFNYTRQMNDAVDIITQLVGGGVLDRNPGAHILFAEHSAGWLMGLAERMDEVYHGHAPAITPKLSRLPSQIVRDQVHCALQNDVGALRTRDGVGIGALLFATDYPHSEGTFPYSRNVVARMIAENPACSQEDFVAVLGGNAASLFVRANLKHKVEARARQTEAA, from the coding sequence ATGCAGCCCTTCGTCTTCAGTTGCGACGCGCATATCGCCGAGCCCGCCGACCTGTTCACCAGCCGGATGCCCGATCATCTGCGGCAGTTCGCTATTTCTTCCCAGGCCGATGGCGATGTCCGCATCACCCGCATCGGCGAAAAGGTCATCCTCAAGATCAACACCAATTTCCATGCCCATAAGACCGGTGCCGACGACAAGGCGTTCCAGCAGCAGAGCAGCGGCGATACGCCTTCGCCCGACCGAGCGTGCGTCGATGCGCGCGAGCATTTCGTGAGCGACTGCGCCGTCGACACGCGGCGGCGCGGCGCACGCGACCTCGCTTTGCGACTGGCCGACATGGACCGCGACGGTGTGGATGCCGAACTTGTCTTCCCGTCCCTGGGCCTGATGCTGCCGCGCATCGACGACCGCGAAGGCCAGCAAGTCGCCTGCCGCATCTATAATGACTGGGCATGGGACTATACCGCCCCGGTCCGCGACCGGTTGATTCCCGCCGCCATGATCCCCTGTTTCGACTTCGATGACGCTCTGACGGAATGCTTGCGGACCGCAGAACTTGGCTATGCCGCCTACTGCCTGTGGGAAGGGTTGAACAATTATAACGACGCGCGCTGGGATCCGATCTTTGCGCTTGCCGCCGAGCGCCATATCCCGATCGTATTTCATACCGGCGTGGGCGACATCAATATTCGCGCGCTCCGGGGACCGGGGGCCGCAATGTTCAACTACACCCGCCAGATGAACGATGCAGTCGACATCATCACCCAGCTCGTCGGCGGCGGCGTCCTGGACCGCAATCCGGGAGCCCATATTCTGTTTGCCGAACATAGCGCCGGTTGGCTGATGGGCCTGGCAGAGCGGATGGACGAGGTCTATCACGGCCATGCGCCGGCTATTACGCCCAAGCTGTCACGGCTGCCCAGCCAGATCGTGCGGGATCAGGTCCACTGCGCGCTTCAGAACGACGTAGGCGCGCTGAGGACACGCGATGGGGTAGGTATCGGTGCGCTATTGTTCGCCACCGACTATCCTCATTCCGAGGGCACTTTCCCCTATTCGCGCAATGTGGTCGCACGGATGATCGCGGAAAATCCAGCCTGTTCTCAGGAAGATTTCGTCGCGGTGCTGGGCGGCAATGCCGCCAGCCTGTTCGTGCGCGCCAACCTGAAGCACAAGGTCGAAGCGCGCGCCCGGCAGACAGAGGCCGCTTGA
- a CDS encoding enoyl-CoA hydratase-related protein, which translates to MQALVTFAVTDGVGLLTLNRPERLNALDDAMHRALDAAWVDAYHSDARVIVVTGAGRAFTVGADMERLDRLAAGGDFDIPRPGALTAAFDGIDAPAALMTSYTFPLASPKPVIAAINGPCVGVGVLIAAACDIRFASPTAMFSASFPQRAVVAEFGLDWLLPRIVGRGIAADILLSGRRVEAEEAARIGLVSRVIEADFLDSVLAYAREMAATASPRSTRLIKQQLWDSATSDYVSASQRGWDLLKESFGTQDFAEGIASFREQRPPRFIGA; encoded by the coding sequence ATGCAGGCTCTGGTGACATTCGCGGTGACGGACGGCGTCGGCCTGCTGACCCTCAACCGGCCAGAACGGCTGAATGCGCTCGATGACGCCATGCATCGTGCGCTCGATGCGGCCTGGGTCGATGCCTATCATAGCGATGCGCGGGTGATCGTGGTGACAGGTGCGGGCCGCGCCTTTACCGTCGGCGCCGATATGGAGCGGCTGGACCGACTGGCCGCAGGCGGCGATTTCGACATTCCCCGGCCCGGCGCGCTCACAGCCGCCTTTGACGGAATCGATGCGCCAGCGGCGCTGATGACGAGCTATACCTTCCCGCTGGCCAGCCCCAAGCCGGTCATCGCGGCGATCAACGGACCGTGCGTGGGGGTGGGCGTGCTGATCGCGGCGGCTTGCGACATTCGCTTCGCCAGCCCCACCGCGATGTTCTCCGCATCCTTCCCGCAGCGGGCTGTCGTGGCTGAATTCGGACTGGACTGGCTGCTGCCGCGGATCGTCGGCCGGGGCATCGCGGCGGACATCCTGCTGTCGGGGCGGCGGGTAGAAGCCGAGGAAGCGGCGCGGATCGGACTTGTCTCGCGCGTGATCGAAGCGGATTTCCTGGATAGCGTGCTGGCCTATGCGCGCGAGATGGCGGCGACTGCGTCGCCGCGATCGACGCGCCTGATAAAGCAGCAATTATGGGACAGCGCGACCAGCGATTATGTTTCGGCCTCGCAGCGCGGATGGGACCTGCTCAAGGAAAGTTTCGGCACGCAGGATTTTGCCGAGGGCATCGCCAGCTTCCGTGAGCAGCGCCCGCCCCGTTTCATTGGGGCCTAG
- a CDS encoding acyl-CoA synthetase produces MYLTQSLHRMVQRAPDAPAAGDRNGLLSWTALRDRVARLAGALRASGLQPGDRVAMMAPNGTDFLVYLLGTWWAGGVINPVNLRWTPQEIGYSLDNCQTRFLIVNPLFETLVPAIRAHSGCVATVVTTGPGDDEGMRLETWLAAADPVDDALRGGQDLAAILYTGGTTGFPKGVMLSHDNLVASALGSMASGEGHASARYLHSAPLFHIGALSGLLIALHSGSTNLFLPAFDPLAMLEAIARWDVTEFFLVPTMLRMMVQHPRFAEFDVGGVQRIRYGASSIDEALLDRAMAAFPNAQFCQAYGMTELSPVATVLGHEDHGAEARAKGRLRSAGRASATCEVRIVDGEDREVSRGEVGEIVARGPIVMLGYWNMPEATAEATRGGWMHTGDLGRMDADGYVTVIDRLKDMIITGGENVYSAEVENALSSHPDVANVAVIAAPDETWGERVHAVIVPRPGTSPTPEALTAHCRGLIAGFKLPRSFDFIDALPLSAAGKVQKNVLRERAQALAAEV; encoded by the coding sequence ATGTACCTGACCCAAAGCCTGCACCGGATGGTGCAACGCGCGCCTGACGCCCCTGCGGCGGGCGACCGGAACGGTCTTTTGAGCTGGACGGCGCTGCGCGATCGCGTCGCGCGTCTTGCCGGGGCGCTGCGGGCGAGCGGATTGCAGCCGGGCGACCGGGTGGCGATGATGGCGCCCAACGGCACCGACTTCCTGGTCTATCTGTTGGGCACATGGTGGGCCGGCGGCGTCATCAATCCGGTCAACCTGCGCTGGACGCCGCAGGAGATCGGCTACTCGCTCGACAATTGCCAGACGCGTTTCCTGATCGTCAACCCGCTATTCGAAACGTTGGTGCCGGCCATTCGCGCCCATTCCGGCTGTGTCGCAACCGTGGTGACGACCGGGCCGGGCGATGATGAAGGGATGAGGCTGGAGACCTGGCTGGCGGCGGCTGATCCGGTCGACGACGCGCTACGCGGAGGCCAGGATCTGGCGGCGATCCTCTACACGGGCGGCACCACGGGCTTTCCCAAGGGTGTGATGCTGAGCCACGATAATCTGGTGGCGTCGGCGCTGGGATCGATGGCCAGTGGCGAGGGTCATGCCAGCGCGCGTTATCTGCACAGCGCCCCGCTTTTCCATATCGGCGCTCTGTCCGGCCTGCTGATCGCGCTGCATTCGGGCAGCACCAACCTGTTCCTGCCAGCGTTCGATCCGCTGGCGATGCTCGAGGCGATCGCGCGCTGGGATGTGACCGAGTTCTTCCTGGTTCCCACCATGCTGCGCATGATGGTTCAGCATCCCCGCTTTGCGGAGTTCGACGTCGGCGGCGTGCAGCGCATCCGCTATGGTGCGTCCTCGATCGACGAAGCGCTGCTGGACCGGGCGATGGCGGCTTTCCCCAACGCGCAATTCTGCCAGGCCTATGGGATGACCGAATTATCGCCGGTCGCAACGGTGCTGGGGCATGAGGATCATGGCGCAGAAGCCCGCGCGAAAGGCCGGTTGCGGTCGGCCGGCCGGGCTAGCGCGACCTGCGAGGTGCGGATCGTCGATGGCGAGGATCGGGAAGTGTCGCGCGGTGAGGTCGGCGAGATCGTGGCGCGTGGGCCGATCGTCATGCTGGGCTATTGGAACATGCCCGAAGCCACGGCGGAGGCGACGCGCGGGGGGTGGATGCATACCGGTGACCTGGGCCGGATGGACGCCGATGGCTATGTGACCGTGATCGACCGGCTGAAGGACATGATCATCACCGGCGGCGAGAATGTCTATTCGGCGGAGGTCGAAAACGCGCTTTCGAGCCACCCCGATGTTGCCAACGTAGCGGTGATCGCTGCCCCCGATGAGACATGGGGCGAGCGGGTCCATGCGGTAATCGTACCGCGCCCGGGCACCAGCCCCACGCCCGAAGCACTCACCGCCCATTGCCGCGGCCTGATCGCCGGGTTCAAGTTACCCCGCAGTTTCGATTTTATCGACGCCCTGCCCCTGTCGGCCGCCGGTAAGGTCCAGAAGAATGTGCTGCGGGAACGCGCGCAGGCGTTGGCGGCCGAAGTTTGA